From the genome of Malus sylvestris chromosome 6, drMalSylv7.2, whole genome shotgun sequence, one region includes:
- the LOC126627128 gene encoding beta-amylase 3, chloroplastic-like has protein sequence MTLTLRSSTSFVNLKDHKGLKTSEDSPGTICFAQIKPSCRLRAKSSMQETRLLHEKNLMTISDGRRELLHALPNIAHTSTDNKVPVYVMLPLDTVNHGGHLNKPRAMNASLMALKQAGVEGVMVDVWWGLVEVDGPSKYNWEGYAELVQMVQKHGMKIQVVMSFHQCGGNVGDSCSIPLPPWVLEEVSKNPDLVYTDKSGRRNPEYISLGCDSLPVLGGRTPIQVYTDYMRSFHDRFIDYLGDVIVEIQVGMGPCGELRYPAYPESNGTWRFPGIGEFQCYDKYMRASLEASAEAMGKRDWGRSGPHDSGQYNQFPEDTGFFKRDGTWNTEYGQFFLEWYSGKLLRHGDRILSAAKGVFQGSGAKLSGKIAGIHWHYGSRSHAAELTAGYYNTRHRDGYVPTARMFSKNMVVLNFTCMEMKDREQPEHANCSPEGLVRQVKMATKSAGIDLAGENALERYDTGAFAQVLATSRSDSGNALSAFTYLRMNKRLFEADNWRNMVEFVRSMAEGGRNRSLSECDSTGSDLFVRFIKEKKVEKTKETVLV, from the exons ATGACGTTAACTCTCCGTTCTTCAACTTCGTTCGTCAATCTTAAAGACCATAAGGGCCTTAAAACCTCCGAAGACTCCCCCGGCACGATATGCTTTGCGCAAATCAAGCCATCATGCCGTCTACGGGCTAAGAGTTCAATGCAAGAAACACGGCTCTTGCACGAGAAGAACTTAATGACCATCTCTGATGGAAGGAGAGAGTTGCTTCATGCACTACCCAATATTGCTCACACCAGCACTGACAACAAGGTGCCTGTGTACGTGATGCTTCCGCTAGACACGGTAAATCACGGAGGACATTTGAATAAGCCGAGAGCAATGAATGCGAGTTTGATGGCCCTGAAGCAAGCAGGGGTTGAAGGAGTTATGGTGGATGTGTGGTGGGGATTGGTGGAGGTGGACGGACCTTCCAAGTACAACTGGGAAGGGTATGCCGAGCTTGTGCAGATGGTGCAAAAGCACGGCATGAAGATCCAAGTCGTCATGTCTTTTCATCAGTGCGGAGGAAATGTTGGAGACTCATGCAG CATTCCTTTACCTCCATGGGTGCTTGAAGAAGTCAGCAAGAACCCTGACCTTGTTTACACAGACAAATCAGGCAGGAGGAATCCCGAGTACATATCCTTGGGATGTGATTCATTGCCTGTTCTCGGAGGAAGAACTCCTATTCAGGTCTACACCGATTACATGAGGAGCTTCCACGACAGATTCATTGACTACTTGGGCGACGTTATTGTG GAAATTCAAGTAGGCATGGGTCCTTGTGGGGAGCTCAGATATCCAGCTTATCCAGAAAGCAACGGAACTTGGAGGTTTCCTGGAATCGGGGAATTCCAATGTTATGACAAG TACATGAGAGCTTCCTTGGAAGCATCAGcagaggcaatggggaagagagattGGGGAAGAAGTGGACCACATGATTCCGGCCAGTACAATCAATTTCCTGAAGACACCGGATTTTTCAAAAGAGATGGAACATGGAACACTGAGTATGGACAGTTCTTCCTTGAATGGTACTCCGGAAAGCTACTAAGACACGGAGATAGAATATTGTCAGCTGCGAAAGGAGTATTCCAAGGATCTGGAGCTAAACTATCCGGAAAGATTGCTGGGATTCACTGGCACTACGGATCAAGATCACATGCGGCTGAATTAACTGCAGGCTACTACAACACAAGACACAGAGATGGTTACGTACCAACAGCCAGGATGTTCAGCAAAAACATGGTTGTATTAAACTTCACATGCATGGAAATGAAAGATAGAGAACAGCCAGAACATGCAAATTGCTCACCAGAAGGTCTGGTGAGGCAGGTAAAGATGGCGACCAAGAGTGCTGGAATTGACCTAGCAGGAGAAAATGCCCTGGAGAGGTATGACACTGGTGCGTTTGCACAAGTTTTAGCAACAAGCAGATCAGATTCCGGCAATGCACTAAGTGCATTTACATATCTCCGAATGAACAAGAGATTGTTCGAGGCCGATAACTGGAGGAACATGGTTGAATTTGTGAGAAGCATGGCAGAAGGTGGCCGGAACAGAAGTCTTTCAGAGTGCGACTCTACCGGAAGCGACCTCTTTGTTCGTTTTATCAAAGAGAAGAAAGTCGAGAAAACCAAGGAAACTGTTCTTGTGTAA